The genomic region AAATCCTGACTTCACTGGCCACCATAGATGACGCGGGGCGCCTTGCCGACACCATCACTGCACATTTGACGCTGAAGCTCGAGGAAAAGCAGAAAATCCTGGAAATGTTCAATGTGTCTGAACGGCTGGAGCATTTGCTGGGGCTGCTTGAGTCCGAAATCGATATTCTGCAGGTGGAAAAACGCATCCGCGGCCGAGTCAAGCGCCAGATGGAGAAGAGCCAGCGTGAGTATTACCTGAATGAACAGGTGAAGGCCATCCAGAAGGAGCTGGGCGAGCAGGACGAGAATGCTGACATAGAAGAGCTGGAGAAGCGGATCGCCGATGCGCGTATGCCCAAGGACGCGCTTGCTAAAGCCAACGCCGAACTCAAGAAGCTCAAGATGATGTCGCCCATGTCGGCTGAAGCTACCGTGGTGCGCAATTATATCGAGACCCTGGTCAGCCTGCCGTGGAAGAAGAAGACCAAGATCAGCCGCGATCTTGGCACGGCAGAGGATATTTTGAATGCTGACCATTACGGCCTGGAAAAGGTCAAGGAAAGAATTGTCGAGTACTTGGCCGTTCAGCAGCGCGTGGATAAGCTCAAGGCTCCTATCCTTTGCCTGGTCGGGCCTCCCGGGGTGGGCAAGACCTCCCTGGGCCAAAGTATTGCCAAGGCAGTCAACCGCAAATTCGTCCGGGTGGCATTGGGCGGCGTGCGTGACGAATCCGAAATCCGCGGCCATCGTCGCACCTATATAGGCTCCATGCCCGGCAAGATCCTGCAGAGCATGGCCAAGGTAGGCGTCAAGAATCCGTTGTTCCTGCTGGATGAAGTTGACAAAATGGGCCAGGATTTCCGAGGCGACCCTTCTTCTGCCTTGCTGGAGGTGCTGGATCCTGAGCAAAACCATACTTTCGTCGACCACTATGTCGAAGTGGAGTACGACCTGTCCGACGTCATGTTCGTCGCGACGGCCAACTCCCTGAATATCCCAGGCCCATTGCTTGACCGCATGGAAGTGATCCGCTTGGCCGGGTATACCGAAGATGAAAAGGTCAATATTGCGATGCGCTATCTCTTGCCCAAGCAATTGAAGACCCACGGCCTGAAGGAAAGCGAGATCAGCATCTCCGAAGCAACCATAAGGGATGTGGTCAGGTACTATACCCGTGAAGCCGGGGTTCGCGGCCTGGATCGCGAGATTTCCAAGATCTGCCGCAAGGTGGTCAAGGAAATCCTGACCTCCAAGCCGAAAGCGGGCGCAGCTTCGCGCAAAGTGACCGTTACTCCGAAGAACCTGGAAAAATACCTGGGCGTGCAACGCTTCGATTATGGCGTGGCGGCGAAGGAAAATCAGGTCGGGCAAGTGACAGGCCTGGCCTGGACTGAGGTGGGTGGCGAGCTGCTGACGATCGAGTCGGTCTTGCTTCCTGGCAAGGGCAAAGTGATTACGACCGGCAAGCTTGGCGAGGTCATGCAGGAATCCATCCAGGCTGCAATGAGCGTTGTGCGCAGCCGGGCCAAACGATTGGGCTTCCCGGATGATTTCCATGAGAAGCACGACATCCATATTCACTTGCCGGAAGGTGCCACGCCAAAGGATGGCCCAAGTGCTGGCATTGCCATTTCAACGGCGCTGGTATCGGTACTGAGCAATATCCCGGTTCGTTCCGATGTTGCCATGACGGGTGAAATCACCTTGCGCGGCGAGGTGCTGCCGATCGGTGGCTTGAAGGAGAAGCTTCTGGCTGCGCACCGCGGTGGAATCAAGACGGTCCTGATTCCAGAGCAGAATGTCAAGGATCTGAGTGATATCCCAGCCAATATCAAGAACCATCTTGATATCCATCCTGTGAAATGGATTGACGAAGTCTTGCAGTTGGCACTTGAGCGCATGCCCGAATCAGCCGATGCCGAGGTCGCCGTGGCAGGGGTGGAGTCCAAAGACAAAACGGCCAAATCGTCCTCAGTCACCAAGCATTGATACCCAGTAGCACTGCAGGCGCGGGAAAGGCTTGACATAGCCTTTTTCCGCTTGCTATAAAGCAGGGCACAGGGTCTTTTCGCACCTGTTCTTAAACAACGTCGAAAGGGGATTTACATGGCAAACAAGTCTGAATTGATTGAGCAAATCGCTAAATCAGCTGGGCTGTCCAAAGCTGCTGCTGGTCGTGCTCTAGATGCTACAACTGCTGCAATTACCAAATCGTTGAAAAAGGGCGAGCTCGTTACCCTGATCGGCTTCGGTACTTTCTATGTTGGCAAGCGTGCTGCGCGCAATGGTCGTAATCCCCGCACCGGCGCCACGATCAAGATTAAGGCTGCAAATTCCCCCAAATTTAGGGCTGGCAAAGCACTCAAAGATGCTGTAAACTAGCGGTCTTCGTTGGTTGAGACGGGTGCTTAGCTCAGTTGGTAGAGCGTCGCCCTTACAAGGCGAATGTCGGCGGTTCGACCCCGTCAGCACCCACCATCAATCAGCTTCAAAGTCGTTGGTTCTAAATAAAGCAACGCGAAGTCAAGGAGCGGTAGTTCAGTTGGTTAGAATACCGGCCTGTCACGCCGGGGGTCGCGGGTTCGAGCCCCGTCCGCTCCGCCAGAAAAAGCGAACCGCTTGGTTCGCTTTTTTTATTTTCGCCGTTGTTTATTCCTGATATAGCCAAATTGTTCTTTCTGTTGCTCTTTCTGGGCCTGCCTTGCTTTCTGCATGTGTGGTATATTCAAAGGTTATGTTTACAAGTCAGTCTTGGTTGGGCTGATCATTTCAAAAGATTGAAGATAAAGAAGGCATATTGTTATGTTGGAAGCAATTCGTAATCGTTCCAAAGGGTGGCTGGCCAAAGTCATTCTTGCCGCCATTACCATCCCCTTTGCATTGGTCGGCGTTGATAGCTATCTGCGGGATGCGGGTTCAAGCGTTGCTGTTGCCAAGGTGGATGGAGAATCAATTACGGTACAGGAATACAGTAATGCCTTGCAAAACCTGCGCAACCGCCTACAAAGCGAGGGCAAGGTGGACCAGGCTGTCATCGACGGCCCTGAACTGAAGCAGGCAGTGATTGACCATCTCGTCGAAGGCAGGCTATTGGCCAATGAGGTCAAGCGTGCAAAATTCGTTGTGAGCGACGAGCAGCTTTCCCACTACATTATGCAAGAGGAGTCCTTCCACCAGGACGGACAGTTTTCTCAGGCGTTATATGACCAATTCCTGGCAGAGCGCCGCCGGACGCCATCTCAATTTGAGAACGAGGTGCGCACTGACCTGTTGACGATGCAGGCGCGCGAAGGTCTGTCCGCATTAGCTTTCGTACC from Methylobacillus flagellatus KT harbors:
- the lon gene encoding endopeptidase La, with the protein product MTEQTLPVFSPESGLLPLLPLRDVVVYPHLVIPLFVGREKSVKALELASEQDKQILLVAQKSPNKDEPDAEDLYEVGTVATVLQMLKLPDGTVKVLVEGLHRVKVLEFVETQECFAARTEKIESAASDDSQTQALMRTVFTQFDQYVKLNKKIPPEILTSLATIDDAGRLADTITAHLTLKLEEKQKILEMFNVSERLEHLLGLLESEIDILQVEKRIRGRVKRQMEKSQREYYLNEQVKAIQKELGEQDENADIEELEKRIADARMPKDALAKANAELKKLKMMSPMSAEATVVRNYIETLVSLPWKKKTKISRDLGTAEDILNADHYGLEKVKERIVEYLAVQQRVDKLKAPILCLVGPPGVGKTSLGQSIAKAVNRKFVRVALGGVRDESEIRGHRRTYIGSMPGKILQSMAKVGVKNPLFLLDEVDKMGQDFRGDPSSALLEVLDPEQNHTFVDHYVEVEYDLSDVMFVATANSLNIPGPLLDRMEVIRLAGYTEDEKVNIAMRYLLPKQLKTHGLKESEISISEATIRDVVRYYTREAGVRGLDREISKICRKVVKEILTSKPKAGAASRKVTVTPKNLEKYLGVQRFDYGVAAKENQVGQVTGLAWTEVGGELLTIESVLLPGKGKVITTGKLGEVMQESIQAAMSVVRSRAKRLGFPDDFHEKHDIHIHLPEGATPKDGPSAGIAISTALVSVLSNIPVRSDVAMTGEITLRGEVLPIGGLKEKLLAAHRGGIKTVLIPEQNVKDLSDIPANIKNHLDIHPVKWIDEVLQLALERMPESADAEVAVAGVESKDKTAKSSSVTKH
- a CDS encoding HU family DNA-binding protein yields the protein MANKSELIEQIAKSAGLSKAAAGRALDATTAAITKSLKKGELVTLIGFGTFYVGKRAARNGRNPRTGATIKIKAANSPKFRAGKALKDAVN